GATCAGTGAAAAAGCCACTGACGTCATTCTTGAAGAGGCGAAGCATGCCACATGAAACGGAAGAGATAAAGATAGGTGGCGAATCATCCAGGGAGATAGACAGTATGAAGACCTTGATTCATAAGGCAAGACAATACGTGTTTTGGACGATGGCTATTGGTCTTGCCCTTCTTGTCATCGGAGGGTGTGCACACCGGACTGGACTCAAGTTAGGGCAAGAACAGGAACCGCCCGACGAAAAACAAACTATTGAGAATATTAAAAGCTTGCTGTCTACTCAACTAGCCAAGCAGTATGAAGGCAAAGAGTTTCTGCGCGATACGCATCCCAAGTCCAATGGCTGTGTCAAAGCCCGGTTTATCGTCGATCCGGAGATTCCTGAGAAGTTTCAAGTCGGAGTGTTTGAGAAAGGTCATTCCTACCCGGCATGGCTGAGGTTTTCCAATTCAGCCCCGGAAGTCACTCCGGACCAAGACCAAGACTTTCGCGGGTTGGCCATCAAGCTGTTTGATGTAAAAGGTGAACGACTCCCGATTCCCGGTGATGAACAACACACGCAGGATTTTCTCTTTATCGCTTTTCCCGGTTTTTTTGCCGGAACCCCGAAGGATTTTTTCGAGTTCTTTGATGGAGAGTTTAACGGCGGCCCTCTGGCGACCAAGGCTTACTTTGCGAAGCGGCCGCGGGCTCTCAGAAATACCCTCAAAGGACGGAAACAATTCGCCAACCCGTTAGAGATTACGTGGTTTAGTGTGGCGCCCTTTCAACTCGGGGCTCCAAACCCCGACGGTTCCGCGCTGGCCGTGAAATACAAGGTGAAGTCTTGCATCGAGCGGCAAAGTCCGCTTCCAGACCAGCCATCAGATGACTATCTTGAAGAAGCCATGGCCAGGGATTTAGCCCGAGGCGACTGGTGCTTGGAATTCCTGATTCAAGTCCAACAGGATCCCGATACAATGCCCGTCGAGGATACGCTGGCCGTATGGGATGAGGAAAAAGCGCCGTTCACGAAAGTGGCGACTATTCAAATTCCCCGGCAAACGTTTACCTCTGATGCGCAGAAACTCTTCTGCGAAGACCTTTCCTTTAATCCCTGGCATGGGCTTACGGTACATAAGCCACTGGGGGGCATTAATCGCGCGCGCCGCGATGAAATGAAAGCCATTTCCGACCTTCGCCTCAAACAGCGGGGCGTGACCCGCACAGAACCCACCGGACTTGAAACATTTTGAGACGACAGTGAACCCTCTCAGAATGAGAATCGTCACGCCTTTGTCGCTCGATTCCTGGCGTTTCAGTCAGAAAATGATTTTCG
The genomic region above belongs to Nitrospirales bacterium and contains:
- a CDS encoding catalase family protein gives rise to the protein MKTLIHKARQYVFWTMAIGLALLVIGGCAHRTGLKLGQEQEPPDEKQTIENIKSLLSTQLAKQYEGKEFLRDTHPKSNGCVKARFIVDPEIPEKFQVGVFEKGHSYPAWLRFSNSAPEVTPDQDQDFRGLAIKLFDVKGERLPIPGDEQHTQDFLFIAFPGFFAGTPKDFFEFFDGEFNGGPLATKAYFAKRPRALRNTLKGRKQFANPLEITWFSVAPFQLGAPNPDGSALAVKYKVKSCIERQSPLPDQPSDDYLEEAMARDLARGDWCLEFLIQVQQDPDTMPVEDTLAVWDEEKAPFTKVATIQIPRQTFTSDAQKLFCEDLSFNPWHGLTVHKPLGGINRARRDEMKAISDLRLKQRGVTRTEPTGLETF